GCGGATTTTCCTTCAACCGGGCATTTGGTCTCGCAGATACCGCACCCGATGCATAAATTTTCTACCACATAAGGTCTTTTGACCTTCTTCAAAGTCCCGTCATAATGAATTACCTCTTCCTCTTTCAAAATGATCGCCTTATCAGGTACCGGGCAGTGCTCCTCGCAGACCAGACAGTTAACGTTCTTATACCAAGGGAGACACTTACTCCGGTCGATAAAAGCCAAGCCGATGACCGTTTTTTTCTTAGTAGCCTCATCTAAAGGATGAATCGCCTGGGTGGGACAGACCTGGGTGCACATAACACAGTTATATTCGCAATAGCCTGTGCGGGCATATCCGACCGGGGTCCAGAAAGCCTCTAATCCACCCTCCAGAAATGCGGGCTGCAGAAAATTTCCCGAAGTTGAGCAGACTTTTATACATTCATTACAGCGAATACATCGGTCTAAGAATTCATGCTCAAGCCTTGAGCCTGGAGGCCGGATTAAACCCGTTTTCATATTCCTATCTTTGAAACTCGTTTTCAAAAGGGCAACTGAGGCTAAACTTAGAGCTGATGAGGTTAAGACTTTTCTACGTGTGAGGTCGAACCTCTGGGGTTTAAACTTTCCCTTGAAGTTTATCTTAGTAACGTTTGCAGGGCAGTCCTTCACGCAATCGTAGCACAGGACACATTCCCTGTCCAGAGTCTTTTTGAAATCGTCTTCAATCGCATCCATCTTGCACAGGTCTTTGCAAATGCCGCAATCGGTGCACTCTTCTGTTACTCTCCTTTTCAAAATCTGAAATTTGGACAGGAAGGCATAGAGCGCTCCCAGCGGACATAAATTTCTGCACCAGAATCTCCTGGAGATAAATTCTAAAAGAAAAATAGTCAGGATTATTATCAAAACCAGAGAAGACATCCTGAAGAAATTGACCTGGTTGGGCAGAAGGGTAGAGGTGAAAAAAAGCTGTATTTTGCTGAGGAATCCTTGAAGAAACGTCAACTGAAACAGATGGTCAAAGACCAGGGCAAAAAAGCCAGTTACTATCGGAAAAAGAGAGAGGGTTAAAGAGCGGTTATATAAGGCAATCGGGTCTAAAAACCAGATCAGCTGAGAGGAGAAAATTGCTCCCAATAAAAGAAAAATCAGAATATAATATTTTAAGGATAAAAGCTTTTTAAAACTTTTTCCCGCTTTATTTTTGAAGACATGGCTGAAGATATCCAGACTTACTCCTAAGGGGCAAACCCAGCCGCAGAAAACCCTGCCCAAGGGTATGGTCAAAAAAACGAAAAAAAGGGAGAAGATAAAGGTGCTGAGGATGACTTTGTCCGATAACATCGAAGAAAGGGCAATAAGCGGGTCAGCTCTTAAGTAAAGATCAACCGGGATTTTCAGGGATAAAGGAAAACTTGCCCTTAAGAAAAGGTAAAAGAAAAAAAGGAGAAAAATGATCTGTGAAATACGTCTTAGAGTTTTCAATTAAATTATCCTGCTCCACGGCGGATGTTATCATCCGCCTGGCTCGACCGCTGGATGATAACATCCAGCGGGAACAAGGATAGTTCGCTGTTCGCTATTTGGTCTTCGCGAAAAGCTAAAAACAAAGAACTTGCGTAGGGGCGGAGTTTATCTCCGCCCAAGGTGGACGGGTGGAGGCCCCGCTAAGCGGGATTTCGCAAAGCTCAACAAGCTCCACCCCTACGCTTCCTTAAGAAGCAAAGCTGTATTTCTCAATTGCCAGCTTGCTCAAATCGATCTCCCCCAGACCAAACTTATTACCCAAAACAATACAGGGCAAATCCGCTGGTTTCAAACCAAAAAGGGTGGTCCCGTAAGCATCGACCGAGGCAATGTTTCTACCTGCAATTACAGTCTTGGTCAGTCTGACATCCTTAGGATTTCCGCCGGTGGGACCTTTATCTACAAGTATGCGGTAAGCATCCAGGATGGTTAGTTTCGGCTTTATGAAATTGGCAATGTCAGCTAATTTCTCATCGATGCTCTGATGGATATTTCCCCGGTCACCGCCTAAAATTCCCATCAGATTCTTCATCCCCAGAGTTAGCCTAGATAAGCCGTGATGTTTGGCAATCGGGATATTAATCAAAACATCGCATTCTAAAGCAAGTTTATAAACTGCCCAGGATTTCAGCAGGACACTCTGAGGGAGTCTGGTCTCCTTAAAAAGTGGATCCAAGGTATAACTGACCTCAGCCCCTGCGTCAGAGGCTGCCTTTTTAATCCCGCTGCTCTCATAGCACCTCTGAGCCGCATTACAGGAGCGGTCAAAAACCTTGACCTTTTTTGCTCCGGCCTCCAAACACATTTTTATCACTTCAGAGACAACCTCAGGATTGGTATTAGCTGCCAGCTCAGGCTTCCTGTCCCATCCGATGTTGGGCTTAACCACCACAACATCTCCTGTGGACACGAAATTTTTCATCCCGCCCAAAAGCTCTATGGTTTTTCTAACCATAGGCCCAGGAGCACCTCCTGTGGCTACAGCTAAATCTGGGGTAGTTGTTTTCTGGAGTTTTTCTCCAAAAGAATCAAGCGGGAGAAAAGATGAAAAACCTAATGCCGCTCCCAAACCCAAAGAGCTTTTGATGAAATCTCTTCTTCTCATATCAAAACCCCTTCCTGCCAGCCTGATTTGATTAATTCGATTTTATTCAAGTCACTTGTTCCGGCTTTGTATTTTGTATCCGCTAAAGGTATATGAAGAGGCGGAGGGTTTAAGACCCATTTCTCTCCCCGGTACTCGTCTCTTTTGCTCTGGATAATCTTCAGAGCCACTGTGTCGACTGCCACATGGTCAAATCCTAAGATCAAGCCATTATAATTCCACAAATACTTTGGGTCGACCTGAGGTCCTCCGTTGAACAAAGGTCTCAGCCCGTCCAGAATAATAAGCCGGCATTTTGATTTTATCTCCGGATTGGCGCACAAAGCTCCAAAGGAGGAACAGCAGTCCTCAGTATGATATTCAACTGCATTGTCAACTGCACCAGCCCAGTTCTTGATGGAAAAGGCTGCCCCGGAAAGCCAGTGGCTTTTCATCCCGGGAACGTTGATCAAAGCAGTAGATTTCTTTATGACATTGCTCAGGTGGTCTTTGGCAGATCCAAAATTCTTTGGTCGGGAATGCATCTCTGCGGAGCCTATTCCCACTTTGTCCCTGTCCCAGACGTAGATATTCTTGTCCTCTACGCCAGCTTTCAGCAGGTTAGCAAAAATAAGCTCGATTAACTCCTTATGCGTAGGTGTCATCATTAAGTTAATCTTGATTCCGACTGTATCTTTAGAGCTGAAAAGATTTCTCCAGACCTTCAAAGGGTCATCCTCACTACCTAAATTCGACATCCCGGAATCAAACATTTTAGAAAGGAGATTTTTATCCACTTTCAAATCTTTGTCCTGAACATTTTTATCCCGTACCAGTACCACCCTCTCTTTTTTCTCCTCCTGAGAAGACAAGACCTCAGGAGATACCAGCCCCAGAGCGACCCCTAAGGTGGTTAAAGTCGTTCCCTTTAAAAAATCTCGCCGGGTAAAAGATATTTTCTCTTTTTTAGTCAATTGGTTACCTCATTTTTAAGTTTCGTAAAAAGGCTCCAGTTGCCTTTTCATCTTTGCTTTCAAAAGTAAGCCACAAGTAGTTTTTCTCAAGCTCGGCTCCTACGAATTTACCCTCCTCTACCTTCTGAATTATCCTGTTACCTGAAGGCTTGACCTTGAGATATTTTGTGCAAAAGTTTTCAAAAGTAGATTTAGCTGAGGAGGTATCTGGATAAATGACCAGAAGGAGCTTCAGGTTCATCTTTCCTAAAAGATAATCTCCCATCACCGCAGAGGTTTTTTCGCTCAGGTTCAGCAAATTCTCAGTGGAAAGAAAATAGAGATTATTCAAGATAATCTGCTTGTGGAAAAACTTTTCGGAATTTGGAACCAAGCCTTCCCTTGGTAGCCTGGACAGAAGTTCCGGCAGCTTTGTTTCCAGGTATATATTTTGCAGGACTTTCTTACCCAACTCAAGAATTGCTTCTTTAGACTGATCGTTTCCGCTCATATCTGTTATCCGCACAAAATACATGAATTTCCAGAACTTCAAAAGGCCTGAGCCGTAGCTTGCCCGGTCTCCGATCTGAACATTTTCCCCTTCCTGGTCCAGAGAGTAAAGCCCAAAAGCATCCTCCGTGGTTCCCATCGTGTATATCTCAGCAGTAATGGATTTTTCACCGGCATTATACTCTTGGACCAGAAGTTTCTGAAAATCGTAAGCGAGGTAAAGTTCAGCACCCCCGTCCAGATAATCATATAGATTCTTCCGGTCAAATGACTTTGCTTCACCTGATTTTTCGAAATCCTTTACCTTTTGAGGGAAGACAGGTCCAAACTCAACTGCCATAGTAACTCCGCTGAAAATTATGAGTGATAATACTGTTAAAGAACTGAAAAGAAACCCGTGAAAAAATCTATCAGGATAAAATACTGGAGTTCGAACCTTTAGGTTTGCCAGACAAAGGTTGTCTCTTTTTTTATTTTTCATGGGTAAAGCTAAAGTTATAGCACCAACGCACGTGACATACTTTTCCTGTAAGGATGACTCATCCTTTCAAAAGTCCAGGGAAAAGGCGTACCAGAATCGCTGAAAGGTAACCCATTGCGTTGAAAAAGATCAAAACCCCGATGATCATAAGGAAGACTCCGCTGATGGTCTCAATGATTCTGAAATACTTTTTCACTTTAGCGAAAAATTCCAGGAAAAGGTTAAATCCGATCCCGGTTATCAAAAAGGGTATACCTAAACCTAAGGAATAAGCTAAGAGCAAGCCCATCCCCTGGGTAATGGTTTTTTGATTGGAAGCTAACACCAGAATCCCAGCTAAAATCGGCCCAATGCAGGGGCTCCAGCCAAAGGCAAAAGCCAGACCGATCAAAAAAGACTCTAACAAGCCCACCCCTTTTTTCCGGGCATGAATTCTTTTCTCATAATCCAGCCAGGGTATCCTGAAGATTCCGACCAGATGGAATCCAAAAATAAAGATTATGACGCCGGCGATTTTATTGAAAATGGATATTTTCGAGATAAGGAATTTCCCCAGAAAAGAGGCTGATGCCCCTAAAAGCACAAAAATTACAGAAAATCCGAGGATGAAAAAAAGCGAGTTTAAGCTGGTTTTCTTCAGGGTTTCAAGCTTGTCCTCTTTTTTCTGAAGCTCCTCTAAAGTCAGCCCGGAGATGAAAGATAAATACCCTGGTATCAAAGGCAGCACGCATGGCGAGATGAATGAGATTATACCCCCCGTAAAAGCCGCTAAAAGTGAGACGTTATTCAGGTATCCTCCTTTAATTTAAGTCCAATTATTAAAAATACGGATTGAAGTCAAGGAAAATTTAGGGTTTATTGGAAAATGCAGGGATTTATTCTGTTTCGTTAGGAGCTACTCCTGACACAACGATCAAAATACTTGACAAGCGAAAATAAGAGGTTTAGTTTACGTTAAGTTAAAAGAATAGCTCTCAATAGACGGGCTACATAGAGATTTTTGGAATTTTAATAGAAAGAATTCTTCCATATTTATTTTGGATTTTCAAGAATAAGTGATTTATAAATAGTTTGAACTCTGTGCAGAGGCTAATCATTTTTCAGTTTGTTACCCTTAGGTGACCTGAGATGTAAGGAGGCGGTGCAATTGGCAAAAATGGAGCTACGTGGGATTTATTAACTTTAATTTAAAGGAGGTTGATTGTGACTATTTTAAAAATCAAATCGTTATGCCTAATATTATTCCTCTTAAGTTTTCTTTTGATGCATCTTGGTGGGTCTTCTATTGTCAATGCAGGAGAGAAAGAAGTAACTTATGTTAAGATACAGGAAAAGACATATGACAAACTCATAAAAGGAATGGCTTTAGGCAGTGTGGTCAAGGGTGGGCAAGTAGAAGTCTATCCAAAAGTAATTGTGCTCGAAGATGAGGTGCAGTTTCTTGACGAAACCGGCAGAATAGTTTCTCGAAAACCCTTGCAATCTAATACACGAAGAGAAGGAGAAGAATACTATGGAAGAACAGCAATTCTGTCCAAGAGAGGCAACTTTGTCGCACTTTATGATTACATCGGCAAATCCGCCGACGTCGATTACATTGTAGAGCAAGAATACACCATACTCAACGACAGAGGGGAAGAAATATATAAAATAAAAGGTCTTGTTGAAGGAAAGGATTGGGAGGACCGATTATTTATTTCGGATAAAGATGGATCAGCAGTAGAAACCAGAATCGCCTACGGAGCTATCGATTTCTATAGCCCAAACGGAGAAATGAAAACAGTTCCTATTTTCGGTGAACTTGGCTGGGGGAACAGAATTGCAAATCTGGCATTCTCTGATGATGGTGAATATCTATCTGTCCTAGTGGCAGATAGAGCAAAGCCAGCGACCGGGGTGCTTTCTTTTAAAGCCGATGTTTGGGTTATCCTATTTGATAAGAATGGCATTGAACTCTGGCGAAGAAAAGTGGATGAGAGCCAAATCGGAAATATCGCTATTTCAAAAAAAGGCGAATACTTGATCTTCAAGGCTTACGCCATCGCGGGAGAAACCCCGCCAAAGAAAGGAGAACACCGTGACTTAGCTAGTGTTACCCTTGCACTATACGACAAAGAAGGAAAAGGGTTGAATTTTAATGATGTATCTCTCTTCTCTTTTGGTTTATTTTGTTTTTCGCCACAAGCAGATTACGTAGCCATAGGCGGCGGTAACCTTATCAGATTGATAAAAACCAAGGACGGTTCAACAGTCTATGAAAAAGAGCTTCCGAAGGACATAGCCATCACGCAATTACTGTTCTCCGACGATGGTGAGTATCTTATAATTAGAACGAGGGTTCCCATCGGGACTGAAAAGATAACTGAACGTGCTACTACACTTGAAAGGCAATACAGGACAGTCTATACCGATCGAGTATTCCTGTATAATATGAATGGAGATCAGGTTTGGTATAATGACTTTTTCGGTTTAAGAGGGATTTTTTCTAAGAACGCGGCTATCGCCTTTTTCTGCTCCTCCCCTGACAGGTATGAAATTTATAAACTCAAGTAGAAAAAGGAGGGATCAAAAATGAGGAAAAGTAACTGTCTTTTTCTGTTCCGTCAGGAGCTACTCCTGTCGGTTATTTATTGACATTGTGTCAGGAGAAGAGCTCCTGACACAACGATCAAAGACATGGTTTACACCAGCTCCTCGATCTTTTCCTTTATCATCTGCTTTATTTCCTGAGCGTCGATTTTCTCGGCGATCTTTTCCGCAACTCTGGCTGAGACCTCACTGACTATCCTCCGGGTCAGGTTCTCAAAATCCAAATCTTTGACTCTTACTGTCTCAACGGATCTGACTTCTGGTTTTTGCTCCCCCGGTGTCTCCACTTTCATCTCCTGGTAGACCATCGGTTCGTCTTCTTCCATCCCTTCCATTTCTTTTTTGAACTCGGAGACGAATTTTTCGTAACTATCCTCTTGCTTGATTTTCGGCTGAGTTATCTTCTCTCCTTCGTCAGAGGTGAATTGTTCCACGCGGGGTTCGAACACGGATTTGTCCTGTACAGATTCTGGCACCCTGTCTACACCACTCGGATATGCCTCTGGCTCCTTTATTAGATTCATCTCTTCGATTTTGACCTGAGAGGTTTTTTCGGTTTTCTTTAGAGATTCTTCCACCTTCTCCAAAAATTCTCTGGGAGAAAAAGGCTTGAGGATAAAAGACTCACAGCCTGAGGTTTTAAACCCTTCCTGGTTGACTGATTCTCTGGAATTAAGCAGCATAACCACCGGGATATTTTTCAGAGCATAGTCGTTTTTAAGATCCTGACACAGGGTAAACCCGTCTTTGAGCGGCATGGAATTATCCAGAAGCACCAAGTCTGGTGAAATTTTCTTAATCAGGGTAAAAGCCTCTTCTCCATTCTGAGCCAGAAAAACCTCATACCCTTTCTGGCGGAGCAGAAATTCAGCCACGCTGCGGATAGTCTGGCTATCATCCGCTACTAAGATTTTATTGGGCATGGCAACCCTCCCTATTTAGATTCCTTCTTCTCATCTGACAATCTATGGCTGGCTTCCTCTAAGAGCTTTTTCTCCTCTCTGGTCAGATTCTGATAACCCACCTGGTTGATCCTATCCAGGATCTGGTCAACCTTTGACATTAGCCTCTCGGTCTTCTTTCTTTTTTTCTCGGAGGCTTTGACTTTAAAGTTATGCCCTATATCTCCTAAGTATCGGAAAAAGCTTTTGATTCTCCAGTCAACCTTGAGATATAAATATCCGACCACCATCCCCCCTAAATGTGCAAAATGGCCAATCCCATCCCCGGTATAGCGAAAAGAGGCTAAAAGCTCGATCCCCCCGAAAAGCAAAGCTAAATACTTGGCTTTGATCGGAAAGAGAAAATAAAGATAAATTATCCTCTCCGGAAACATCAGTGCAAAAGCGACTAAAAGCCCGAAAATAGCGCCTGAAGCTCCGATGGTGATAACTGAGGAATTAAAGGATAAAAGAAAACTTGCCACTCCTGCTCCGACTCCGGTTATGAAATAATATTTGATGAACTCCTTTGTGCCCCAGGCTCTCTCGATATCCCCTCCAAAGATGTAAAGTGCGAACATATTGAAAAGAATATGAAAAAGACCACCGTGCAAAAACATATAAGTGAAAAGCTGCCAGACATACCCTTCCTTAACCAGGGCAGGAGTAAGCCCGAATATATGAAGGAGCTTGCTGCCTAAGAAAAGCTGGGCCAAATAAACTATTCCGTTAACCAGCAGAAGCGATTTTACCCCTCTGGTCAGGCCTCCGCCCCAGCCCAGATTATAAGAGCGATAATTGTAACTCATAGTTATATATAAATATCGGTTGTTTTAAAAAATACCTAATCGGTTTGATTCGGCTCTTTAAATATAATACGTGATTTAAAAGGCAAACATTCTATACCAATTTAAGCACATCGTTGGGGCGTCCAATTGGAGGTCCCGAGGAAGAAGGGTGGAGACAAGCTCCACCCCTACGCAACTAAAAAAAACAGTAGGGGCGGGTTTTAAACCCGCCCCTACATTATTTTAATATCTGTCAAACAGCTTCCCCCACTCGGTTTTCTTAAACTGGTTTATCCTTGCCCTGCCGATCAGGGGATACCAGAGAAAATCATGATAAAGATTGGAAGCTAAAGGTGCCCAGAAAACCAGAGGGGATTTTAAGGCGATTTCTTCCAGGAACTTCAAAGGACCAAGCCTCAACATCTGGTCCCCCCAGATCACGAAGCTTTTCCTGGTCTTAAACCCGAAATTAACTGAGGATATGTCTTCGCCTGTTATCTCTATGTCTTTTGGATCGCCCACTCCTAATCCTTTCTCCTGGCACAGTCTAATGTAAGGAATCCGTAATGGGTCAAACCCCATCATCTTAGCTGCTATGGCATCCAGCGCCACGGAATCATTTGAAGCTAAGATGTAATTTTTTATCTTCGGCTGCATCGTCCTGGGACCTGCTCCATCTCCGCACACTGTTCCATCCATAACCGCAATTATACCAGGATGAAGCTCTTTTTGCATAATCATCAGGTCGACTAAAACCTCGTGAATATATTTATGCGCATAATGCCTGACCTCTTTTAAAAGCCCGCCAAAAGCGTTTTTAACCGCGCCTGTAGTTACCGAATGGCCATGAGTCTTCAAAGTCGGCAAATGGATGATCTGTTTACCTATATAAATTTTGGGGATTTCTATCCCCTCAGGAAAGATATCATTGAGCCTTAAGAGCTTTTCCTTGAATTCATATTTGACCCATTCAGCTTCAGGCAGAGGGTTGAACTTCAATCCGTACTTTTCCAGAACCGGTATCCAGCGGTTATTTTTCGCTCCCTTGACCGGGTCAGTCACCACGGTCTTGTTTTCCACCGGGAAAAGTCGATCTCTCTTGAAACCATCCTCGACTAAAGTCTTGAGCACTCCTTCTAACTGCCAGGGCTCACTTGAGCAGGCAGGGAAATATTTGGTCCAGGATAAATTGAGCTTGATTAAAGTATCTTTTTCCCTGGAGATAAATTTAGTATAGTCCAGAAGATGAAGCAGCTTCTGATAATCCTCTAATACCTTATCTGTGCTGGTCTTTAATACCACCACTTTAGAGCCAGGCATAATTAATCTCTCCACGCTTTTATAGATATACGATTAAAATCACGGAAAAAAACCAGAGCAGGATGTCGAAAATCAAAGGTTTATCAGTGAGGAGGGCAGTGGTGGGACTTCCCCCTTTTTCTTTCTGATGAATCAGATAAAGGTATCTGAAGACCCCATAAAGGACAAAAGGGATGGTCAAAGCCATGTGGGTCGTGCCTAACTTATCCTCTACATCCGGAGAAAGGGTGTAAAAAGCATAAGCCACAACTGTGGAGGCAGTCACTACCGAGATGAGCTGGTCCAAAAAATAAGGGGTATATTCAGCTAAGCTTTTTCTATGCTCGAAAGCTTTGTCCTCCAAAAGGACCAACTCATACCTCCTTTTGCCGAACCCCAAAAACAGTGCCAAAAGTGTGGTGCAGACAATCAGCCAGGAGGAGATCTCTACATTGATAATTACCGCTCCAGCCACTGCTCTTAAGACAAACCCCAGGGATATAGCCATCACGTCTAAAATCACTACATGCTTTAAGTATCTGGAATAAATCAGATTCAAAGCCAGATAGGAGAACGCTACCAGTCCGAAAGTCAGGTCGAGATAAAATGAAAAAGCCAGGGATATGACAATAAAAAGTAGGGAAAAAGACAGGGCGGTAGAAGGTTTGAGTATGCCAGAGGCTAGAGGCCTTTTGCTTTTCAAGGGGTGAGCTCTATCGCTATTTAAGTCCAGGATGTCATTCAGGAGGTAAGCTCCACTGGTCAAAAAACAGAACAGAAAAAATGCAATTAAAACCTGCAGGAACAAGTCGAGCTGGAAAAGATTAAAAGAGAAGACTAGCCCGGCAAAAAGGACCAGATTTTTCACCCATTGCTGGGGTCGCATCGATATAAAAAGCGCCTTAAACATCCAGAGCTCCGGAAAGAGAAAATGAGGTAAAATCAAATTCCTCCAGCAATTTCTTTATCTTCAGCTTCATCAGATCCAGGTTAGTATAATGCCTGAAGCTTTTGAAAAAGCCGATCTCTTCTCTGGGCTG
This is a stretch of genomic DNA from Candidatus Zixiibacteriota bacterium. It encodes these proteins:
- a CDS encoding cytochrome c biogenesis protein CcdA codes for the protein MLPLIPGYLSFISGLTLEELQKKEDKLETLKKTSLNSLFFILGFSVIFVLLGASASFLGKFLISKISIFNKIAGVIIFIFGFHLVGIFRIPWLDYEKRIHARKKGVGLLESFLIGLAFAFGWSPCIGPILAGILVLASNQKTITQGMGLLLAYSLGLGIPFLITGIGFNLFLEFFAKVKKYFRIIETISGVFLMIIGVLIFFNAMGYLSAILVRLFPGLLKG
- a CDS encoding response regulator, yielding MPNKILVADDSQTIRSVAEFLLRQKGYEVFLAQNGEEAFTLIKKISPDLVLLDNSMPLKDGFTLCQDLKNDYALKNIPVVMLLNSRESVNQEGFKTSGCESFILKPFSPREFLEKVEESLKKTEKTSQVKIEEMNLIKEPEAYPSGVDRVPESVQDKSVFEPRVEQFTSDEGEKITQPKIKQEDSYEKFVSEFKKEMEGMEEDEPMVYQEMKVETPGEQKPEVRSVETVRVKDLDFENLTRRIVSEVSARVAEKIAEKIDAQEIKQMIKEKIEELV
- a CDS encoding 4Fe-4S binding protein translates to MKTLRRISQIIFLLFFFYLFLRASFPLSLKIPVDLYLRADPLIALSSMLSDKVILSTFIFSLFFVFLTIPLGRVFCGWVCPLGVSLDIFSHVFKNKAGKSFKKLLSLKYYILIFLLLGAIFSSQLIWFLDPIALYNRSLTLSLFPIVTGFFALVFDHLFQLTFLQGFLSKIQLFFTSTLLPNQVNFFRMSSLVLIIILTIFLLEFISRRFWCRNLCPLGALYAFLSKFQILKRRVTEECTDCGICKDLCKMDAIEDDFKKTLDRECVLCYDCVKDCPANVTKINFKGKFKPQRFDLTRRKVLTSSALSLASVALLKTSFKDRNMKTGLIRPPGSRLEHEFLDRCIRCNECIKVCSTSGNFLQPAFLEGGLEAFWTPVGYARTGYCEYNCVMCTQVCPTQAIHPLDEATKKKTVIGLAFIDRSKCLPWYKNVNCLVCEEHCPVPDKAIILKEEEVIHYDGTLKKVKRPYVVENLCIGCGICETKCPVEGKSA
- a CDS encoding DUF362 domain-containing protein; the protein is MRRRDFIKSSLGLGAALGFSSFLPLDSFGEKLQKTTTPDLAVATGGAPGPMVRKTIELLGGMKNFVSTGDVVVVKPNIGWDRKPELAANTNPEVVSEVIKMCLEAGAKKVKVFDRSCNAAQRCYESSGIKKAASDAGAEVSYTLDPLFKETRLPQSVLLKSWAVYKLALECDVLINIPIAKHHGLSRLTLGMKNLMGILGGDRGNIHQSIDEKLADIANFIKPKLTILDAYRILVDKGPTGGNPKDVRLTKTVIAGRNIASVDAYGTTLFGLKPADLPCIVLGNKFGLGEIDLSKLAIEKYSFAS
- a CDS encoding DUF362 domain-containing protein, with the translated sequence MPGSKVVVLKTSTDKVLEDYQKLLHLLDYTKFISREKDTLIKLNLSWTKYFPACSSEPWQLEGVLKTLVEDGFKRDRLFPVENKTVVTDPVKGAKNNRWIPVLEKYGLKFNPLPEAEWVKYEFKEKLLRLNDIFPEGIEIPKIYIGKQIIHLPTLKTHGHSVTTGAVKNAFGGLLKEVRHYAHKYIHEVLVDLMIMQKELHPGIIAVMDGTVCGDGAGPRTMQPKIKNYILASNDSVALDAIAAKMMGFDPLRIPYIRLCQEKGLGVGDPKDIEITGEDISSVNFGFKTRKSFVIWGDQMLRLGPLKFLEEIALKSPLVFWAPLASNLYHDFLWYPLIGRARINQFKKTEWGKLFDRY
- a CDS encoding rhomboid family intramembrane serine protease; translated protein: MSYNYRSYNLGWGGGLTRGVKSLLLVNGIVYLAQLFLGSKLLHIFGLTPALVKEGYVWQLFTYMFLHGGLFHILFNMFALYIFGGDIERAWGTKEFIKYYFITGVGAGVASFLLSFNSSVITIGASGAIFGLLVAFALMFPERIIYLYFLFPIKAKYLALLFGGIELLASFRYTGDGIGHFAHLGGMVVGYLYLKVDWRIKSFFRYLGDIGHNFKVKASEKKRKKTERLMSKVDQILDRINQVGYQNLTREEKKLLEEASHRLSDEKKESK
- a CDS encoding DUF362 domain-containing protein encodes the protein MTKKEKISFTRRDFLKGTTLTTLGVALGLVSPEVLSSQEEKKERVVLVRDKNVQDKDLKVDKNLLSKMFDSGMSNLGSEDDPLKVWRNLFSSKDTVGIKINLMMTPTHKELIELIFANLLKAGVEDKNIYVWDRDKVGIGSAEMHSRPKNFGSAKDHLSNVIKKSTALINVPGMKSHWLSGAAFSIKNWAGAVDNAVEYHTEDCCSSFGALCANPEIKSKCRLIILDGLRPLFNGGPQVDPKYLWNYNGLILGFDHVAVDTVALKIIQSKRDEYRGEKWVLNPPPLHIPLADTKYKAGTSDLNKIELIKSGWQEGVLI
- a CDS encoding decaprenyl-phosphate phosphoribosyltransferase, translated to MFKALFISMRPQQWVKNLVLFAGLVFSFNLFQLDLFLQVLIAFFLFCFLTSGAYLLNDILDLNSDRAHPLKSKRPLASGILKPSTALSFSLLFIVISLAFSFYLDLTFGLVAFSYLALNLIYSRYLKHVVILDVMAISLGFVLRAVAGAVIINVEISSWLIVCTTLLALFLGFGKRRYELVLLEDKAFEHRKSLAEYTPYFLDQLISVVTASTVVAYAFYTLSPDVEDKLGTTHMALTIPFVLYGVFRYLYLIHQKEKGGSPTTALLTDKPLIFDILLWFFSVILIVYL